The Caldisalinibacter kiritimatiensis genome segment ATTACAAATGAAGAATCTAATGTTCTTCCTCTCATATAAGCTAATGGAGCTACTTCTATTAACCCTTTTTCCATATACTTCATATATTTATCAGGTCCCATTATATCAAACAAAGCGTCATATAACGGTCTAAGGTATGGGTCGACTTTATCCTGTAAATCCCCAGGTAAAAAACCTAACTTTTCTCCTGCTTCAACCGCTGGTCTTGTTAATATAATTCTATCTACTTCTTTATTCTTAAATGCATTTACAGCCATAGCCATAGCAAGATATGTCTTTCCTGTACCTGCTGGTCCTATTCCAAATACTACTTCATTTTCTCTTATAGTGTTAATATATCTTTTTTGTCCTAATGTTTTAGGTTTAATTGTTTTTCCTGAATGTGTTATTACAACTACATCATCAAGTAATTCTTTAATCTTGTTTTCTTGTCCTTCATAAACAAGCTTTACTGTATATCTTACATCCTGCTTTGTAAGTTTACCTTCTTTTTTAATTATTTCAATTAGTTTATAAATTAGTTTCTCAACTATTGATATGTTAGGTTCTTTTCCTAATATTCTTATTTCACCTTCTCTTGATACAATATCAACCTCAAATTCTTTCTCTATCATTTTTATATTTTCATCAAAATTCCCAAATAATTCTCTTGTATAGTCATTATCACGAATTCCTATTTTTTTCTCTTGTATTTCTTTTGTCAATATTATTCCTCCTCAATGTATTGTACTTTTATTTTTTCTCCTATTTCTTCAATAGTTTCAACCTTTATTTTAGCAGTTAAAATATCTTCTTGTATCAAATATTCTACATTCTTTGATACAACTTTAGCATTCTTGGGTAATTCCTTCATTATTTTTTGTACACCTTTAACTGCTATTGCTTTTTTTAAAGAATCAATGTTCTGTTTTACTTTCCTAACATATACCTCTCTATATTCGTGAATTATAACTTTTATGGGTAAATTCAATTTAGAATCCTCTATAATACTTGTAGTCTTTTCTACTTCTATATAATTATCAAAGGGTATGTCTCCATTCATTAATTGAATTTGATTATTTAATAATTTAATCTCCCTCGCCCTATGAACTCTACCTGTTTCTTCTTTTATAGTCTTATATATAGGTTCTTTAAATGTCTTTACATACCATGTTCTTCCTAATACGGTTCCTTCAGAATGTATCAATAAAGGTTTTTCTAGTCTTGCATCTTGTATTACACCAGTAATTAGCACTTGTCCTTGTTTTACTATATCTCCTTTAGAAACAATTCCTTTTCCGTTTTTAGCTATTACTTTTTCAATCACTGCGTCTTTAGTTGCCACTATGTTACAAGGCTCACCTTTTGATACTTTTTTCTTAATATTTTCTTTTTCCTTTATTTCTATTATTAGTTTAGTACCTTTAATCTCAGCATGGGCATAAGATAGATTATCTATATCATATAATATCTGCTTTTTAATAGCTATGGTATTTATATCCTTCTTTGAAATCCAAGGTCTTATATCCATACCATCTAAATAGCTTAAAATATATTCTTTCTTTATAGATTCATTGCCTTTT includes the following:
- a CDS encoding PhoH family protein, with translation MTKEIQEKKIGIRDNDYTRELFGNFDENIKMIEKEFEVDIVSREGEIRILGKEPNISIVEKLIYKLIEIIKKEGKLTKQDVRYTVKLVYEGQENKIKELLDDVVVITHSGKTIKPKTLGQKRYINTIRENEVVFGIGPAGTGKTYLAMAMAVNAFKNKEVDRIILTRPAVEAGEKLGFLPGDLQDKVDPYLRPLYDALFDIMGPDKYMKYMEKGLIEVAPLAYMRGRTLDSSFVILDEAQNTTPEQMKMFLTRLGFGSKAIITGDITQVDLPNGKRSGLRQVTEILEGVKGVGVVYLDKHDVVRHRLVQRIIKAYEAYEKNKAEK
- the yqfD gene encoding sporulation protein YqfD; protein product: MLVIRIWNYFRGYVIIRIEGLTLERFINLAIAKGIYLWDIVSYDYTTLEAKVGINGFKELRDVVRRVGCRVTIKKKKGFPFTVQKMKYRKMLAFGFVIALGIILFLTSFIWSIEVKGNESIKKEYILSYLDGMDIRPWISKKDINTIAIKKQILYDIDNLSYAHAEIKGTKLIIEIKEKENIKKKVSKGEPCNIVATKDAVIEKVIAKNGKGIVSKGDIVKQGQVLITGVIQDARLEKPLLIHSEGTVLGRTWYVKTFKEPIYKTIKEETGRVHRAREIKLLNNQIQLMNGDIPFDNYIEVEKTTSIIEDSKLNLPIKVIIHEYREVYVRKVKQNIDSLKKAIAVKGVQKIMKELPKNAKVVSKNVEYLIQEDILTAKIKVETIEEIGEKIKVQYIEEE